ATGTGAGTGAATCACTCACATCGTGTTGGAGCAGACAGGACGGTGGGGGCAGAGGGGCGTTGGAGCAGGCGGGACGGCGGGGCCCAGACGGACGGGGTGCTCGGTACCCTATAATGGAGCGTCGACGCTACCAGCTCAGAGGAGATTCAGAGACAGATGGCAAGGTCGGGTAACGACACGGACGGAACAAAGACCGATATGGCCCCCCAAACTTCAGGACCTGGGCACAGGGGTCCCGTCCCCACCTTCCTCCTGATCCTTGTGGGCTACCTCTACCTGTGCTGCCTGCTGGGAGTCTGGACGTCGATGAGCGGGCTTACGGGACTTGCGCTGGGGCTGCTTGCCGAGACGGTCGGCCTGTCCTGGCAGGGGCGCAGCCTCAGAAAGACCACCTTCCGTCGCATGGAGGTATCCGGCCTCCTCCTGCTGCTCCTCTGTACCGCCAAGCCGCTCTCGCCCTGGCCCGCCGTATCGTACCTGATCCCCACCTTAGAGTTTCTGTCAGGACTTCTCGTGGGACTGGGGACCGCCTCACAGGCCCACCGCAGCGGGCCAGAGCGGACACTCCATGCCGGGAGGGCTATCTCACTCGCGCTTGCCAACCTCTCGATGCCCCTGATGGTCATCCTTGGCCTGCGGCTGCTGGGCAAGACCATCCCCCTCACACCCCTGGACGCGGGCACCGCAGATGCGATCGGTTCGACGCTGGCGCTTTGCGGAGTAGGGCTATCGGCCGCGTCCGCCCTGATGCGGCTGTCGAGTCCGCGCCGCTCTCCCCTCTCGTATGCCTACTCGCTGCTGCTGCTCGGTCCGGGCCTCTGCTCCCTACTCCAGTCCTGGCTGCCTGTAAGCGGACCTCTGCTTGGCTGGTCGTGCCTTCTGTGGGCGGGCGCCCCCGTGCTCCTCTCGTCCCTTATGGTACAAAGGGAGAGGGCCGGCTGGGACGAGGCCCTGCTGTCGATCGCGGCCGCCTGTGGAACCTGTGCGTTCCTCCTCTGGCAGCAGGGCTTCTATGGGAGCGGTAGCGTCATCTATCCTCTGGACGAGAAGCAGCCCCTGCTTGTCCCCACAGCCCTCGTCTTGGCCATCGTCTCCTGCGTGTCCTTGGTGCGACTTGGCAGGGCAAGCGCAACGGAAGGTGGCGCCGCCGAACGGGTTAGCACGCAGGCCTGCCCCAAGCAAGACCTTCAGACCATGGCACATGAGCTTGGGCTCTCCTCGCGCGAGGGCGACGTGCTCACAGGCATCGTCGCGGGCGAGACGGTCAGGGAGACCAGCTCGCGCCTGGGACTTTCCATGGGAACGGTGAGCACATATCGCTCGCGTATATGCAAGAAGGCGGGGGTAAAGGGCACACCCGCCCTGCTCGCCCTGATTGCGCGCAGGCAGAGCGAGCAGGGCAAAGAGGCCCGTCTTGAGAGACGGCCGACCCGCAGGGGATCGGGGTCTTTGGGCGATGTCAGGCAGGCGCTCGCGATCGTCGCGCTCAGCTTCTCCGCCCTTCCGCTCGGCTTTGTCGCCTGGTACCCCAGCTCTATCGAACACGAGAAGCCGATCATCACCATCGGCCTACTGGTAGGGATACTTGTCGGCGAGGCATATGGGGCCCGCCGCCGTCCTGCCCAGGGCCAGCCGGACGGCGGGAGCAAGAGATATGCCGGTGCCCTCCCGTGGCTCATGCTCACGCTTCAGTGGCTGCTCGTCCTGCTCGTTGAGTCCAAGACGCGCGCGCTCAGCAACTGGGGGTGGCTGACATGCTTTGCCTGCGGTCTTGCCGGCGCGCTCGCAGCCGCCCCCGACATCCCCGCCGACGCCGACCCCTCACAGCGACGGCTGCCCCTCCCGTCGGGGATGCTTGCTCTGGCCCTGGCGGGGTTTCTGGCTGGCATCGCATCCTCATGGTTCTGCATCATGGACACCCGCAGCCCCATCCTTGCCCTCGGACCAGTCGTCTGCTCCCTTCCCCTGCTAGCGACACTCCTCTGGAGGGAGCAGAAAGGAACTGCCAACCTTACGTTGGGCGTAGCGGCCCCGTTTTTTGTCGGCGTCTTTTGCGGGACGGGACCGTTGGACGGCCTGCTGCCTGTCGCCCAAAGCGCCGTGACCTACGCCCTGCTGTTTGTGGCAGCCTCTGCGCTCGCAACGGTCGCAGTGACGTTGACCCTAAGGGACTTTAGGGCAATGGCACGTCTGCGAGAGGTCGAGTGTGCCCAGCCTGCAGAAGCCTGGCTGCGTGGGCACGGACTGTCCGAGGCGGAGTGCGCCGTTGCCCTCCGCCTCGGACAGGGGCTGAACGTATCGGCGATAGCTGACGAGCTCTGCCTGGCCCGCAGCACGGTGGCGACGCACCGGCAGAAGACGTACGGAAAGCTCGACGTCCATTCTCAGCGCGAGCTCATCGCCCTCCTCACCTCGAGGAGGGGGTAGCACTCAGCTATGCCTTCCCCTTGTACAACCGATAGCGTCATCACCTCCCCCGTAGCATTCCTCGAATAGCCTCTCGTAGTCGACCGAGCCTCTGACGACGATTGGCACCGTGCCGCGAAAGACCACGACCGAGTCACAGAACTCCTCGAGCTTGCTCACTATGTGCGACGAGATGATGACTCCCGTTCCCTCCTTAGCCATCCTCGCCACGACCAGGGAGGCCCTCTGCGCCTTGATCGGGTCGAGTGCGTTCATCGGCTCGTCGAGCAGCGTGTAGCGCGCCCCTGCCATGCGAGCTATGGCGAGGGTCACCTGCTGGCGCATGCCTTGGGAGAGCCTGCGCACCGGCACGTCGAGAAAGGGCGTGACCATGAGCTCCTCGGCCACCTCGGCCACCTCGCGCGGGGAGGCCCAGAGCCTTCGAGTCGCCTTAAGGTGAAAGCGAGCGCTCATCCCAGGGTCGAGCAGCGAGTCGTCCCCCGGAGCGTACAGGACCAGGCGGGAGTACTCTGCCTCGTCGAGGGGCTCGACACCGTCGGCAGAGCGCGAACCCAAGATGAGAGCACGATCGTCTCCCGCCATGGTCCTCATGAGCGTGGTCTTGCCCCGACCGTTCGGGGCAATGAGGCCCCAGACGGCCCCGCTTGGCAAGGAGAGCTCGACGTCCGTAAGCAGCACGCTGTCCCTGCGATACCCGAT
The DNA window shown above is from Olsenella sp. oral taxon 807 and carries:
- a CDS encoding helix-turn-helix transcriptional regulator, with the protein product MARSGNDTDGTKTDMAPQTSGPGHRGPVPTFLLILVGYLYLCCLLGVWTSMSGLTGLALGLLAETVGLSWQGRSLRKTTFRRMEVSGLLLLLLCTAKPLSPWPAVSYLIPTLEFLSGLLVGLGTASQAHRSGPERTLHAGRAISLALANLSMPLMVILGLRLLGKTIPLTPLDAGTADAIGSTLALCGVGLSAASALMRLSSPRRSPLSYAYSLLLLGPGLCSLLQSWLPVSGPLLGWSCLLWAGAPVLLSSLMVQRERAGWDEALLSIAAACGTCAFLLWQQGFYGSGSVIYPLDEKQPLLVPTALVLAIVSCVSLVRLGRASATEGGAAERVSTQACPKQDLQTMAHELGLSSREGDVLTGIVAGETVRETSSRLGLSMGTVSTYRSRICKKAGVKGTPALLALIARRQSEQGKEARLERRPTRRGSGSLGDVRQALAIVALSFSALPLGFVAWYPSSIEHEKPIITIGLLVGILVGEAYGARRRPAQGQPDGGSKRYAGALPWLMLTLQWLLVLLVESKTRALSNWGWLTCFACGLAGALAAAPDIPADADPSQRRLPLPSGMLALALAGFLAGIASSWFCIMDTRSPILALGPVVCSLPLLATLLWREQKGTANLTLGVAAPFFVGVFCGTGPLDGLLPVAQSAVTYALLFVAASALATVAVTLTLRDFRAMARLREVECAQPAEAWLRGHGLSEAECAVALRLGQGLNVSAIADELCLARSTVATHRQKTYGKLDVHSQRELIALLTSRRG
- a CDS encoding ATP-binding cassette domain-containing protein; the protein is MLSLKGGSIGYRRDSVLLTDVELSLPSGAVWGLIAPNGRGKTTLMRTMAGDDRALILGSRSADGVEPLDEAEYSRLVLYAPGDDSLLDPGMSARFHLKATRRLWASPREVAEVAEELMVTPFLDVPVRRLSQGMRQQVTLAIARMAGARYTLLDEPMNALDPIKAQRASLVVARMAKEGTGVIISSHIVSKLEEFCDSVVVFRGTVPIVVRGSVDYERLFEECYGGGDDAIGCTRGRHS